A single window of Caldicellulosiruptor bescii DSM 6725 DNA harbors:
- a CDS encoding MltG/YceG/YrrL family protein: MGIGVGWVLGVCAMYFVTISNAKEVLPNLNNTVDIYIDNIDNIADVLYQNGVVQDKESFERFIKSKNVNSNLLVGQRITFSKAMTYEEIFEAVYKSHK; this comes from the coding sequence TTGGGGATAGGAGTTGGATGGGTACTTGGTGTTTGTGCAATGTATTTTGTTACTATTTCAAATGCTAAAGAAGTTTTACCAAATCTCAATAATACGGTGGACATTTATATTGACAATATTGATAACATTGCAGATGTTCTTTACCAAAATGGAGTTGTTCAAGATAAAGAGTCGTTTGAAAGGTTTATAAAAAGCAAAAATGTGAATTCTAACTTATTGGTAGGTCAAAGGATAACATTTTCAAAAGCAATGACGTATGAAGAGATTTTTGAAGCAGTATATAAAAGTCATAAGTAG
- a CDS encoding co-chaperone GroES produces the protein MKIRPIGDRILIKFKEREEVTKSGIVLPDTVKEKPQIAEVIEVGPGGIVDGEKVEMVVKKGDKVIVSKYAGTEIKIDGEEYTIIRQDDVLAIIED, from the coding sequence ATGAAGATAAGACCAATTGGCGATAGGATACTCATCAAATTCAAGGAAAGAGAAGAAGTAACAAAGAGTGGCATAGTTCTTCCAGATACTGTAAAGGAAAAACCACAGATTGCTGAAGTAATCGAGGTTGGTCCTGGTGGAATAGTAGATGGTGAGAAGGTTGAAATGGTTGTAAAGAAAGGTGACAAGGTAATTGTAAGCAAATATGCTGGAACAGAAATTAAGATTGATGGTGAAGAATACACAATAATCAGACAAGATGACGTCTTAGCAATTATTGAAGACTAA
- a CDS encoding FliA/WhiG family RNA polymerase sigma factor — MDDALLWEKFTKTKDPKIKEQLIIKYMPLVKLVAGRMAIYFGGNVEYDDLVSYGSIGLLDAIEKFDSQKGVKFETYAYTRIKGAIIDCVRSQDFLPRSIRQKAKEIERVYIEIEKEGKTPTNQEVAKRIGISVEELQKLQDRISSGMIISLESFLEQNYESKIGGLEDFVSQPEHFIENEELREVLRQQIDNLLENERMVIVLYYYEELSIKEIAKVLGVSESRVSQLHTRALLKLRSALQKYLEK; from the coding sequence ATGGATGATGCACTTTTGTGGGAAAAGTTTACAAAGACAAAAGACCCTAAAATAAAAGAACAACTTATAATAAAATACATGCCACTTGTAAAGCTTGTGGCTGGCAGGATGGCCATTTATTTTGGTGGTAATGTTGAGTATGATGACTTGGTAAGTTATGGTTCAATTGGTCTTCTTGATGCAATCGAAAAGTTTGATAGTCAAAAAGGAGTCAAATTTGAGACGTATGCATATACAAGAATAAAAGGAGCAATAATTGACTGTGTTAGAAGCCAGGACTTTTTGCCACGAAGCATTCGACAGAAAGCAAAAGAGATAGAAAGGGTTTACATTGAGATAGAAAAAGAAGGTAAAACCCCGACAAATCAAGAAGTTGCTAAGAGAATTGGAATTTCTGTAGAGGAACTTCAGAAACTGCAAGACAGGATATCCAGTGGGATGATTATTTCACTGGAAAGTTTTTTAGAACAAAATTATGAAAGCAAAATTGGCGGGCTTGAAGATTTTGTGTCCCAGCCAGAACATTTTATAGAGAATGAAGAGCTTAGAGAAGTGTTGAGGCAGCAGATAGATAATCTTTTGGAGAATGAAAGGATGGTGATAGTACTTTATTACTATGAAGAACTTAGCATAAAAGAGATAGCAAAAGTTCTGGGCGTATCTGAATCACGTGTAAGTCAGCTTCACACGCGAGCGCTTTTAAAACTCAGAAGTGCATTACAAAAGTATTTGGAAAAATAA
- a CDS encoding DUF6115 domain-containing protein has protein sequence MDAYVILFIFFGLIIVLWSLRSIKKDIERGGKILHESEKVQKTLSQLLSEAIETVEELDSFGEYIIERIENKVRWAKGEILDIEKAPVKGDAEHLNTEEKVEKSDQIKSYAGKEDFIEPGKDMQRDEGKKHSKEELYRKAVELYKQGYTVDEIASSLNIGKGEAKLAIRIVGRERS, from the coding sequence ATGGACGCCTATGTAATTTTGTTTATATTTTTTGGGTTAATTATAGTATTGTGGTCGTTGAGGTCGATAAAAAAGGATATAGAAAGAGGCGGGAAGATTTTACATGAATCGGAAAAGGTTCAAAAAACTCTATCACAGCTTTTGAGTGAAGCCATTGAGACAGTTGAGGAATTGGACAGTTTTGGAGAATATATTATTGAAAGAATAGAAAACAAGGTAAGATGGGCAAAAGGTGAGATTTTAGATATTGAAAAAGCACCAGTCAAGGGAGATGCTGAACATCTAAACACTGAGGAAAAAGTTGAAAAGTCAGATCAGATAAAATCTTATGCAGGAAAAGAAGATTTTATTGAACCTGGCAAGGATATGCAAAGAGATGAAGGCAAGAAACATTCAAAAGAAGAACTTTACAGAAAGGCGGTTGAGCTTTACAAACAGGGGTATACAGTAGATGAGATTGCATCGAGCTTAAATATTGGCAAGGGAGAAGCAAAGCTTGCTATAAGGATAGTTGGGAGGGAGAGAAGCTGA
- the trmL gene encoding tRNA (uridine(34)/cytosine(34)/5-carboxymethylaminomethyluridine(34)-2'-O)-methyltransferase TrmL: MPINIVLHEPEIPYNTGNIARTCACTGSKLHLIEPLGFSLEDKYLKRAGLDYWQYLDVKIYKDLNEFFEKNRGANVFYFSTKGKQYYTQAPYEDNCYLMFGKETAGLPQWLIEQNIHRTYRIPMISDVRSLNLSNSVAIVLYEALRQLGFPNLV; encoded by the coding sequence ATGCCAATAAACATAGTACTGCATGAACCTGAAATTCCATACAACACAGGAAACATTGCGAGAACGTGTGCATGTACAGGAAGCAAGCTCCATCTTATAGAGCCTCTTGGTTTTTCATTGGAAGACAAGTACTTGAAAAGAGCAGGGCTTGACTACTGGCAATATTTGGATGTGAAAATCTACAAGGATTTAAACGAGTTTTTTGAGAAAAATAGAGGAGCAAATGTATTCTATTTTTCTACCAAAGGCAAACAATATTATACCCAGGCGCCATATGAAGACAATTGCTACCTTATGTTTGGGAAAGAAACAGCTGGTCTTCCTCAGTGGCTTATTGAACAGAACATACACAGGACTTACAGAATACCTATGATAAGCGATGTAAGGTCTTTAAATCTTTCAAATTCGGTTGCTATTGTTTTATATGAAGCTCTTAGACAGCTTGGTTTTCCTAATCTGGTGTAA
- the groL gene encoding chaperonin GroEL (60 kDa chaperone family; promotes refolding of misfolded polypeptides especially under stressful conditions; forms two stacked rings of heptamers to form a barrel-shaped 14mer; ends can be capped by GroES; misfolded proteins enter the barrel where they are refolded when GroES binds), with protein sequence MAAKMILFDEEARRALERGVNKLADTVKVTLGPKGRNVVLEKKFGSPQIVNDGVTIAKEIELEDPFENMGAQIVREVASKTNDIAGDGTTTATVLAQAMIREGLKNIAAGANPMILRKGIQKAVDVVVEEIRKMSKKVRGKEDITYVASISAGDEEIGKLVADAMEKVTNDGVITVEESKTTETTLEIVEGMQFDRGYISAYMVTDTERMEAVLDDPYILITDKKISTIQDILPLLEQIVQQGRKLLIIAEDVEGEALATLVVNKLRGTLQCVAVKAPGFGDRRKAMLQDIAILTGGQVISEELGLDLREVKLSQLGRARQVKVQKENTIIVDGAGDPSEIKARIQSIKKQIEETTSDFDREKLQERLAKLAGGVAVIHVGAATETELKEKKLRIEDALAATKAAVEEGIVPGGGTALINAIPALDKLIESLTGDEKTGAMIVRKALEEPLRQIAENAGLDGSVIVNKVKESPAGVGFDALNERFVDMFEAGIVDPTKVTRTAIQNAASAAAMLLTTEAVVAEKPEKEKNPPAPAPDMY encoded by the coding sequence ATGGCAGCAAAGATGATATTATTTGACGAAGAGGCAAGAAGGGCTTTAGAGCGTGGTGTTAACAAGCTTGCAGATACAGTTAAAGTAACACTTGGGCCAAAAGGAAGAAACGTTGTTCTTGAAAAGAAATTTGGTTCACCACAGATTGTAAATGACGGTGTTACAATTGCAAAAGAGATAGAGCTTGAAGACCCATTTGAAAACATGGGTGCACAGATTGTAAGAGAGGTTGCATCCAAGACAAACGACATTGCAGGTGATGGTACAACAACTGCAACAGTTCTGGCACAGGCAATGATAAGAGAAGGTCTTAAGAACATTGCAGCTGGTGCAAACCCAATGATTTTAAGGAAAGGTATCCAGAAAGCAGTTGATGTTGTTGTAGAAGAAATTAGAAAAATGAGCAAGAAGGTAAGAGGAAAAGAAGACATCACATATGTTGCTTCAATCTCAGCAGGTGACGAAGAGATTGGCAAACTTGTTGCAGATGCAATGGAGAAAGTAACAAATGACGGTGTTATCACTGTTGAAGAGTCAAAGACAACAGAGACAACTCTTGAGATAGTTGAAGGTATGCAGTTTGACAGAGGTTACATCTCTGCATACATGGTAACAGACACAGAGAGAATGGAAGCGGTACTTGACGACCCGTACATCTTGATTACAGATAAGAAAATCTCAACAATCCAAGACATTCTGCCGCTTCTTGAACAGATAGTTCAGCAGGGAAGAAAACTTTTGATAATTGCTGAAGATGTTGAAGGCGAAGCATTGGCAACACTTGTAGTAAACAAGCTCAGAGGAACACTCCAGTGCGTTGCGGTAAAAGCACCAGGATTTGGTGACAGAAGAAAAGCAATGCTTCAAGACATTGCAATATTAACTGGTGGTCAAGTAATTTCTGAAGAGCTTGGTCTTGACTTAAGAGAGGTAAAACTCAGCCAGCTTGGTCGTGCAAGACAAGTAAAAGTTCAGAAAGAAAATACAATTATTGTTGACGGTGCAGGCGACCCAAGCGAAATCAAGGCGAGAATTCAGTCAATCAAAAAGCAGATTGAAGAGACAACATCTGACTTTGACAGAGAAAAACTTCAGGAAAGACTTGCAAAACTTGCTGGTGGTGTTGCAGTAATTCATGTTGGTGCTGCAACTGAGACTGAACTTAAAGAAAAGAAACTCAGAATTGAAGATGCTCTTGCTGCAACAAAGGCTGCAGTAGAAGAAGGAATTGTACCTGGCGGTGGTACAGCTTTAATTAATGCAATTCCAGCCCTTGATAAGCTTATTGAAAGCCTCACTGGCGATGAAAAGACAGGTGCAATGATTGTAAGAAAAGCTTTGGAAGAGCCACTCAGACAAATTGCTGAAAACGCAGGTTTAGATGGTTCAGTTATTGTTAACAAAGTAAAAGAAAGCCCAGCTGGTGTTGGATTTGACGCACTCAACGAGAGATTTGTTGACATGTTCGAGGCAGGTATTGTTGACCCAACAAAGGTTACAAGAACGGCTATTCAGAACGCTGCATCGGCTGCTGCTATGCTTCTGACAACAGAAGCAGTTGTTGCTGAAAAACCTGAAAAGGAAAAGAATCCACCAGCTCCAGCACCTGATATGTATTAA
- a CDS encoding AraC family transcriptional regulator: MIEAINKILPVIVKTLERVHDNSWKMDYNIHDSYELIFIKKGNIDFWVEEEKIDLKAGDLLIIKPFTKHKFEVIGSTKAEFIVIGFYLNPENKAKVNDLKEIYGFLKVLENITNKFYFFHVRKRSNIFFCLESILREAKESKNSILLYIKCLELFIYITREVDSLEMIKNYDYSLIAKHIKEYIDNNYMEDIKMGDVAKRFFMSESSLSRIFKNHFGILPKEYLLSKRIEKAKEYLTISNLKISNIAMMCGFSSLQRFNDIFKKYTGLSPTQYRKQILQDFK; encoded by the coding sequence ATGATAGAAGCAATTAATAAAATTCTGCCCGTAATAGTAAAGACGCTTGAGAGAGTTCATGATAATAGTTGGAAAATGGATTACAATATTCATGATAGTTATGAACTTATATTCATAAAGAAAGGAAACATTGATTTTTGGGTAGAGGAAGAAAAAATTGATCTAAAAGCTGGTGACCTTTTGATAATAAAACCTTTTACAAAGCACAAGTTCGAGGTTATAGGTTCAACTAAGGCTGAGTTTATTGTAATTGGATTTTATTTAAATCCAGAGAACAAGGCAAAGGTAAATGATCTTAAAGAAATTTATGGTTTTTTAAAAGTTTTAGAAAACATAACAAATAAATTTTATTTTTTTCATGTTAGAAAAAGAAGCAATATTTTCTTTTGCTTAGAATCTATTCTCCGTGAGGCAAAAGAAAGCAAAAATAGTATTCTTCTTTATATAAAATGTTTAGAGCTTTTCATATATATAACACGAGAAGTTGATAGTCTTGAGATGATAAAAAATTACGATTATTCGCTGATTGCAAAACATATTAAAGAGTATATTGACAATAACTACATGGAAGACATAAAAATGGGTGATGTTGCAAAGAGATTTTTCATGTCTGAAAGTAGTCTTTCGAGGATATTTAAAAATCATTTTGGGATTTTGCCAAAAGAATACCTACTTTCAAAGCGTATAGAAAAGGCAAAAGAGTATCTAACCATCTCAAATCTAAAGATTAGCAATATTGCTATGATGTGTGGGTTTTCTTCACTTCAGCGGTTTAACGACATTTTCAAAAAGTACACAGGTCTGAGTCCTACCCAGTATCGAAAGCAAATTTTACAGGATTTTAAGTGA
- a CDS encoding chemotaxis protein CheX, translated as MASVNVEYINPFIQASQQVLKQVANIEFKLGKVYIKEPTYKVDQVVVIIGMTGNIKGQVNFCMSIETAKKIASMMMGGFPVSDFDELAKSAIGEMANMIMGNTSTLFSQKGLKVEITPPSILIGENMTLSTSKMINICVPLLLDNGDKIDMDVAFMEN; from the coding sequence ATGGCAAGTGTAAATGTTGAGTACATCAATCCGTTTATTCAGGCGAGCCAGCAAGTACTAAAACAGGTCGCAAACATTGAATTTAAGCTTGGGAAAGTGTACATTAAAGAACCCACTTACAAAGTTGATCAGGTTGTTGTTATAATTGGAATGACAGGTAATATTAAAGGACAGGTAAACTTCTGCATGTCAATTGAGACAGCAAAAAAAATTGCGTCAATGATGATGGGAGGTTTTCCTGTATCGGACTTTGATGAACTTGCAAAAAGTGCGATTGGCGAGATGGCAAATATGATTATGGGTAACACTTCAACACTGTTTTCACAAAAGGGACTGAAGGTTGAGATAACACCCCCTTCAATTTTAATAGGTGAGAACATGACGCTCAGCACATCAAAAATGATAAACATATGTGTGCCACTTTTACTTGACAACGGTGATAAAATTGATATGGATGTTGCGTTCATGGAAAACTAA
- a CDS encoding DegV family protein, translating to MGVTIVTDSTCDLSPQMLNEFGIKMVPLKVFFEDEVYKDWVEITPEMFYKKLASSTVLPRTSQPSPEEFLDVFKQEIENGNEVVSIHLSSKLSGTYNSACLAKDMLDPQKIFVIDGKSASIGTGVLAILAKRLAEKGMPAKDIASLIIQKTNTIRHIFAVETLEYLKKGGRISPAKATIGNILNIKPILHIVDGVVEPFDKVRGMKRALPRIIEEVNKKGLDLKNQVCGFCYAGDLSEAEELINMIKQELSPGELIVTQIGSVIGTYVGPGTFAFIFFEE from the coding sequence ATGGGTGTTACTATAGTTACAGATTCGACATGCGATTTGAGTCCTCAGATGCTAAATGAATTTGGTATCAAAATGGTACCATTAAAAGTTTTTTTTGAAGATGAAGTTTATAAAGACTGGGTAGAAATTACACCTGAAATGTTTTACAAAAAATTAGCATCATCAACAGTTCTTCCAAGAACGTCTCAGCCAAGTCCGGAAGAGTTTTTGGATGTATTTAAACAAGAGATTGAAAATGGTAATGAAGTTGTGTCAATTCATCTTTCTTCAAAATTATCAGGGACTTATAATTCTGCTTGTTTGGCTAAGGATATGTTAGATCCTCAAAAGATTTTTGTTATTGATGGAAAAAGCGCATCGATTGGTACAGGAGTTTTAGCTATTTTGGCTAAAAGGTTAGCAGAGAAAGGTATGCCAGCAAAAGATATAGCTTCATTGATAATACAAAAAACAAATACTATAAGACATATTTTTGCAGTTGAAACCTTAGAATATCTTAAAAAAGGTGGAAGAATATCGCCTGCGAAAGCAACGATAGGAAATATATTAAACATAAAACCTATACTTCACATAGTTGATGGAGTTGTTGAGCCGTTTGACAAAGTAAGGGGCATGAAAAGAGCTTTGCCAAGAATAATTGAAGAAGTAAACAAAAAAGGATTAGACCTTAAAAATCAGGTTTGTGGTTTTTGTTATGCTGGTGATTTAAGTGAAGCTGAAGAACTTATAAATATGATAAAACAAGAACTTTCGCCTGGAGAACTTATAGTAACTCAAATAGGTAGTGTAATAGGCACATATGTTGGACCAGGGACGTTTGCGTTTATTTTCTTTGAGGAATAA
- a CDS encoding DUF362 domain-containing protein — MCKVAIVKCDTYEVQDVKEAILKGINLIGYEIPKKDCVLVKPNLLMKKNPEDAVTTHPAVVQATVEIIKEKASKIIIADSPGGPYTKKRLESIYQAAGIKVLEKLENVYLNYDTSYKDLSIETTTFKKLSLISPYFESQGIINLPKLKTHQMAVYTGAVKNLFGLIPGGQKAEMHFRFQEVRRFMEMLLEILTVAKPMLNIMDGIVAMEGEGPSAGKPKELGILLISEDAIALDYVACKIIGLDIKDVPLLEVANEKGLLNPDKVEIVGERIEDVAPSNFELVLRPEISFVKGRLPQFLARFLDNFLSPRPIFDINICIGCAECFNACPAQAIEMRSRKAYVDLKKCIRCYCCHELCPSKAIKIKRSFLFEKVLK; from the coding sequence ATGTGTAAAGTAGCAATTGTAAAGTGTGATACATATGAAGTGCAGGATGTAAAAGAGGCAATTTTGAAGGGTATTAATCTAATAGGGTATGAAATTCCAAAAAAAGACTGCGTGCTTGTAAAACCTAATCTTCTTATGAAAAAAAACCCTGAGGATGCTGTTACCACTCATCCTGCTGTTGTTCAGGCAACTGTGGAAATCATTAAAGAAAAAGCAAGCAAGATTATAATAGCTGACAGTCCAGGTGGACCGTATACCAAAAAGAGGCTTGAAAGTATATATCAAGCTGCAGGAATTAAAGTGCTTGAAAAGCTTGAAAATGTTTATTTGAACTATGATACATCTTACAAAGACCTTAGTATTGAAACTACAACTTTTAAAAAACTTTCGTTGATATCCCCATACTTTGAAAGCCAGGGGATCATAAATCTTCCAAAACTTAAAACCCATCAGATGGCAGTCTATACAGGTGCTGTAAAGAACTTATTTGGGCTTATTCCAGGTGGGCAGAAAGCTGAGATGCATTTTAGATTCCAAGAAGTCAGAAGGTTTATGGAGATGCTACTTGAAATCTTAACGGTAGCAAAGCCAATGCTAAATATTATGGACGGCATTGTTGCAATGGAAGGGGAAGGACCGTCAGCAGGAAAACCCAAAGAGCTTGGTATTTTGCTAATATCCGAGGATGCAATTGCTTTGGATTATGTGGCTTGTAAGATCATTGGGCTTGACATAAAAGATGTTCCTCTTTTGGAGGTGGCAAATGAAAAAGGACTTTTAAATCCTGATAAGGTTGAGATTGTTGGTGAGAGGATTGAAGATGTTGCTCCATCAAATTTTGAACTTGTCTTAAGACCCGAGATATCTTTTGTGAAAGGAAGGCTTCCACAATTTTTGGCAAGGTTTTTGGATAATTTTCTTTCACCAAGACCAATTTTCGACATAAATATTTGTATAGGTTGTGCAGAGTGTTTCAATGCATGTCCTGCTCAGGCTATTGAGATGAGAAGCAGGAAAGCATATGTTGATTTGAAAAAGTGTATAAGGTGTTATTGCTGTCATGAACTTTGTCCTTCAAAGGCTATAAAAATCAAAAGATCATTTTTATTTGAGAAAGTATTAAAATGA
- a CDS encoding Cof-type HAD-IIB family hydrolase, producing MYKLIAIDLDMTLLDKNKNISSRNKRAIELVKQKGVQIVLCSGRILKGVMYFAKVLGLYDQVIVACNGAIVRDLKKNNDIYYIGLENSKSLEIARICKENDIYYHYYFQDTMIARRLDYSSKFYYEKNKELPEEERINIIIDDSENTINACGDLITKFVIIDKDLEKVNYVRKIIEREIPGVETTKSDINILEVMKEGVNKKRALEFVISYLGIAPEEVMAIGDNENDLEMIEFAGLGVAMGNAIEELKKIADYVTSSYENDGVARAIEKFVLGEAVNV from the coding sequence ATGTATAAACTTATTGCAATTGACCTTGACATGACGCTTTTGGACAAAAATAAAAATATCTCTTCAAGAAACAAAAGGGCTATTGAACTTGTAAAACAAAAAGGTGTTCAGATTGTTTTGTGCTCAGGAAGAATCCTCAAAGGAGTGATGTATTTTGCAAAGGTTTTGGGCCTTTATGACCAAGTTATTGTTGCCTGCAACGGAGCGATTGTAAGAGACCTGAAGAAGAACAATGATATCTATTATATTGGACTTGAAAATTCAAAAAGTTTAGAGATTGCCAGAATTTGCAAAGAAAATGACATCTATTATCATTATTATTTTCAAGATACAATGATAGCAAGAAGGCTTGATTATTCCTCTAAATTTTACTACGAAAAGAATAAGGAACTTCCTGAAGAAGAGAGAATTAATATCATAATTGACGATTCTGAAAATACTATTAATGCTTGCGGTGATTTAATCACTAAATTTGTCATTATTGATAAAGACTTAGAAAAAGTAAATTATGTAAGAAAAATAATAGAAAGGGAGATTCCAGGTGTTGAGACCACAAAATCAGACATTAATATTTTAGAAGTTATGAAAGAAGGGGTTAACAAGAAGAGAGCACTTGAATTTGTAATATCATATTTGGGGATAGCACCTGAGGAAGTGATGGCAATAGGTGACAATGAAAATGACCTTGAGATGATAGAGTTTGCCGGGCTTGGCGTTGCAATGGGGAATGCTATTGAAGAGCTCAAAAAAATAGCCGATTATGTGACAAGCTCTTACGAAAACGACGGGGTGGCAAGAGCGATAGAAAAGTTTGTTCTGGGGGAAGCGGTAAATGTGTAA
- a CDS encoding chemotaxis protein CheD: MMEIIKVGMADLNVTGYPNALTTLGLGSCVGVCIYDTKTKIIGMIHIMLPYSWGVKNNTNPAKFADTGIPLLIEKMEELGAAKKNMFAKLAGGAQMFEVTRSEFMNIGKRNVEAAKKVLQEQNIPIVAEDTGGNYGRTIIFYSEDGRLEIKTIGKGTKTI; this comes from the coding sequence ATGATGGAGATTATAAAGGTAGGCATGGCAGATTTGAATGTTACAGGCTATCCGAACGCTCTTACCACCCTTGGACTTGGTTCTTGCGTTGGGGTGTGTATATATGACACAAAGACAAAGATAATAGGTATGATACATATTATGCTTCCTTACAGCTGGGGTGTAAAAAATAATACCAATCCTGCAAAGTTTGCAGATACAGGTATACCACTACTAATAGAGAAGATGGAAGAACTTGGTGCTGCAAAAAAGAATATGTTTGCCAAACTTGCGGGCGGAGCTCAGATGTTTGAGGTAACACGTTCTGAGTTTATGAACATTGGAAAAAGAAATGTGGAGGCTGCTAAAAAAGTTTTACAGGAACAAAATATACCCATTGTGGCAGAAGATACTGGAGGAAATTATGGTAGAACAATCATATTTTACTCAGAAGATGGTAGGCTTGAAATAAAGACAATAGGCAAGGGAACAAAAACAATTTAA
- a CDS encoding DUF342 domain-containing protein, protein MLSEQKVDIKVMVTSDRLKASVVLVQNQNGVDLTFENVMNKLRENKITFGIDDEAIKKLVENPIFGTPIVVAQGKPPGKPVDGKLIYHFDIKREIRPKELPDGRVDYKDLGIVQNVRKDDVLVTMIDPVDGENGMDVFGGVIRGQKGRKLNLPRGKNTYIDSDGHTLKAACDGQVCIIEGKVTVLNTLEINSDIDNSTGNINFVGNVHIKGSVLSGFKVVAEGNVEVDGIVEAAEIEAKGNVVLHKGITGMGKGRVVAGKSVFAKFIENATIVAGEDVQAEAIVHSDVKCGNKLILVGRKASIVGGSCKVGKEVEAKVIGSYLSTATEIEVGVDPLMVERYREIRREMSELRENIKKCDQGIEVLRKIEAAGLLTDEKREMLQKFTRSKITASEKLKELQSEFEEIEKRLEERNEGIVKVQDTIYPGVKITIGNVCKLIKEPVKYCKIYREDADIKIAPYA, encoded by the coding sequence ATGTTAAGTGAACAAAAAGTTGATATAAAGGTTATGGTAACATCTGATAGGCTAAAAGCAAGTGTGGTGCTTGTACAAAATCAAAATGGTGTGGATTTGACGTTTGAAAATGTGATGAATAAATTGAGGGAAAATAAAATTACGTTTGGGATTGATGATGAAGCTATAAAAAAACTTGTTGAAAATCCCATTTTTGGAACACCTATTGTGGTTGCGCAAGGGAAACCACCTGGCAAACCTGTTGATGGAAAACTCATATATCATTTTGATATCAAACGTGAGATAAGGCCCAAAGAACTTCCTGATGGAAGAGTAGATTACAAAGACTTGGGAATTGTTCAGAATGTGCGAAAAGATGATGTTCTTGTTACAATGATAGACCCTGTTGATGGAGAAAATGGTATGGATGTTTTTGGAGGGGTGATAAGAGGGCAAAAAGGGAGAAAGTTAAATCTTCCAAGGGGAAAAAATACATACATAGATTCTGATGGGCATACATTAAAAGCTGCGTGCGATGGTCAGGTGTGCATCATTGAGGGCAAGGTAACAGTTTTAAATACATTGGAGATTAACTCTGACATAGACAATTCAACAGGTAACATAAACTTTGTTGGCAATGTTCATATAAAAGGGAGTGTGCTATCTGGTTTTAAGGTTGTTGCTGAAGGAAATGTAGAAGTAGATGGTATTGTTGAGGCAGCTGAAATTGAAGCAAAAGGGAATGTAGTGCTGCACAAAGGGATTACAGGTATGGGCAAAGGTAGAGTTGTTGCTGGCAAGAGCGTTTTTGCAAAGTTTATTGAGAATGCTACTATTGTTGCTGGTGAAGATGTTCAGGCAGAAGCAATTGTTCACAGTGACGTAAAGTGCGGGAATAAACTTATTCTTGTTGGCAGGAAAGCTTCTATTGTTGGTGGGTCTTGCAAGGTTGGCAAAGAGGTTGAAGCAAAGGTAATAGGTTCGTATCTTTCCACCGCTACTGAGATAGAAGTTGGGGTTGACCCTCTGATGGTGGAAAGATACAGAGAGATAAGGAGAGAGATGTCAGAGTTAAGAGAAAATATAAAAAAATGTGACCAGGGAATTGAGGTTTTGAGGAAGATAGAAGCAGCAGGTCTTTTGACAGACGAGAAAAGAGAAATGCTTCAAAAGTTTACAAGGTCAAAGATTACGGCATCAGAAAAATTAAAAGAATTGCAGAGTGAATTTGAGGAAATTGAAAAAAGACTTGAGGAGAGAAATGAGGGGATTGTTAAGGTTCAGGATACCATTTACCCCGGGGTTAAGATAACCATAGGAAATGTGTGCAAACTTATAAAGGAGCCAGTAAAATATTGCAAGATTTACAGAGAAGATGCTGATATAAAGATAGCGCCGTATGCTTAA